The proteins below are encoded in one region of Cyclopterus lumpus isolate fCycLum1 chromosome 8, fCycLum1.pri, whole genome shotgun sequence:
- the txn2 gene encoding thioredoxin, mitochondrial translates to MAHRLLVRRIWTLSAKDIRCLPASAAAASSFSTSILQFATTRASFLSPSHALPCSLPHTSLRGVSFNVQDHEDFTVRVINSELPVLVDFHAQWCGPCKILGPRLEKAVAKQKGRVAMAKVDIDDHTDLAIEYGVSAVPTVIAIRGGDVVDRFVGIKDDDELDSFVGKVIGQ, encoded by the exons ATGGCTCACAGGCTGCTTGTGCGCAGAATTTGGACGCTCTCTGCGAAAGACATCCGCTGCCTCCCAGcatccgccgccgccgcctcttCTTTTTCCACCTCTATCCTGCAGTTCGCCACAACCCGGGCGTCCTTCCTCTCGCCCTCGCACGCTCTGCCTTGCTCCCTCCCTCACACCTCCCTTCGGGGAGTCTCCTTCAACgttcaggaccatgaggacTTCACGGTCAGGGTGATCAACAGCGAGCTGCCCGTGCTCGTTGACTTCCATGCACA GTGGTGCGGTCCCTGTAAGATCCTCGGTCCGAGGTTGGAGAAGGCCGTTGCGAAACAGAAAGGCCGCGTTGCCATGGCAAAGGTCGACATAGACGATCACACAGACCTGGCCATCGAGTACGGG GTGTCTGCCGTGCCGACAGTGATCGCCATACGGGGAGGGGACGTCGTTGACCGCTTTGTGGGGATCAAAGATGACGACGAGCTGGACTCATTTGTCGGGAAGGTCATCGGACAATAG
- the ddx39ab gene encoding DEAD (Asp-Glu-Ala-Asp) box polypeptide 39Ab: MAENDVDNELLDYEEDEEPQGAPETVAPAGKKEVKGSYVSIHSSGFRDFLLKPELLRAIIDCGFEHPSEVQHECIPQAILGMDILCQAKSGMGKTAVFVLATLQQIEPVDGQVSVLVMCHTRELAFQISKEYERFSKYMSSVKAAVFFGGMAIKKDEDVLKKNCPHIVVGTPGRILALIRNKTLALKNVKHFVLDECDKMLEQLDMRRDVQDIFKITPHEKQVMMFSATLSKEVRPVCRRFMQDPMEVFVDDETKLTLHGLQQYYCKLKDSEKNRKLFDLLDVLEFNQVVIFVKSVQRCVALAQLLVEQNFPAIAIHRGMAQEERLSRYQQFKDFQRRILVATNLFGRGMDIERVNIVFNYDMPEDSDTYLHRVARAGRFGTKGLAITFVSDETDAKTLNDVQDRFEVNVAELPDEIDISSYIEQSR; the protein is encoded by the exons ATGGCAGAAAATGATGTCGACAACGAGCTGCTCGACTAcgaagaggatgaggagccCCAAGGAGCCCCAGAGACTGTGGCCCCTGCAGgaaagaaggaggtgaagggcTCCTACGTCTCCATCCACAGCTCTGGCTTCAGAGACTTTCTGCTCAAACCAGAGCTCCTGCGCGCCATCATCGACTGTGGTTTTGAGCATCCGTCTGAAG tTCAACATGAATGCATCCCACAAGCTATCCTGGGCATGGACATCCTGTGCCAAGCTAAGTCTGGTATGGGCAAGACGGCAGTGTTTGTGCTGGCCACACTGCAACAGATTGAACCTGTTGAtggacag GTGTCTGTATTAGTCATGTGTCACACGCGAGAGCTGGCCTTCCAAATCAGCAAAGAGTACGAGCGCTTCTCCAAGTACATGTCCTCTGTAAAGGCGGCCGTGTTCTTTGGCGGCATGGCCATAAAGAAGGACGAGGATGTCTTGAAGAAGAACTGCCCTCACATCGTGGTTGGAACGCCAGGCCGCATCCTCGCTCTCATCCGCAACAAGACCCTCGCCCTGAAGAACGTCAAGCACTTTGTCTTGGATGAATGTGACAAAATGTTGGAGCAGCTCG ACATGAGGCGTGACGTACAGGACATCTTCAAGATTACACCCCATGAGAAGCAGGTCATGATGTTCAGTGCCACTCTGAGCAAGGAGGTTCGACCAGTCTGCCGCAGATTCATGCAGGAT CCCATGGAAGTATTTGTGGACGACGAGACAAAACTGACACTCCACGGCCTGCAACAATACTACTGCAAGCTGAAGGACAGCGAGAAGAACCGCAAGCTCTTTGACCTGCTTGACGTGTTGGAGTTCAACCAG GTGGTGATCTTTGTCAAGTCAGTCCAGCGCTGTGTCGCTCTGGCCCAGCTTCTGGTGGAACAGAATTTCCCTGCCATCGCCATCCACAGAGGGATGGCTCAGGAGGAGAG GCTGTCTCGCTATCAGCAGTTTAAGGACTTCCAAAGGCGGATCCTGGTGGCCACCAACCTCTTTGGCCGAGGAATGGACATCGAGCGGGTCAACATAGTCTTCAACTACGACATGCCAGAAGATTCTGACACCTATTTGCACAGG GTTGCCCGTGCCGGTCGGTTTGGCACAAAAGGCCTGGCTATAACCTTTGTGTCGGACGAGACCGATGCCAAGACTCTGAACGACGTGCAGGACCGCTTCGAGGTCAACGTGGCCGAGTTGCCGGACGAGATTGACATCTCCTCTTACA TCGAGCAGTCCAGATGA
- the si:ch211-106h11.1 gene encoding volume-regulated anion channel subunit LRRC8D: protein MFSLSELAPLNQHQGRCKLLKPWWEVFMDYLVVLMLMASVLACTEQLSRDRVVCIPMDPVITANTSNRSPSTSGQALTPAHVSRNAGTNLHSTGRGRRTHLAYQQYVYISQVCYHEALPLCSRFFPYMAMLQSLVLVASGSFWLHFPHTSARIEHFLAILAKCCESPWTSQALSHAVRQESIQEKEVVAAVVVEERRPPQPPPSSASSSPPVTHMGRTSIDSGTDSPLLKRSGSASYGAPPSPCPSTLSCNSAMSSISLGSHVHFPSSKRVMVDSPRQVMSLGKSDGEQARALFERVRKFRSHCESSDVIYKVYLTQTVFKLLMVTLILSYTIPLLSSLSFTHTCHPEEQALVGYATFECIHVLSSLLRKLLVAYLTLLGLYGLLNLYTLCWILHSSLRQYSFQSLKELCSLRDVPDLRNDLAFLLHMLDQYDPLLAQRLSVFLSPVSESRLLGESLERCWGEEKLRAMTSVDAEGCSRLQLVALPRLPPALFTLSQLQVLQLELITDARFTAQVANMTSLRKLHLYHCTAAVDPGALGVLQEHLEVLHLTFTQASEIPSWVLSLRSLHELHLFGRLSNDGGVGRGWALGSLRQLRHLRVLVIRGTLQRIPGELCEVAGSLARLEIYNEGTRLLVLTGLKRMVDLTELLLQDCRLERLPSALLALANLRKLDLQHNNLRTLEELLSLAHLRRLSCLRLAYNRILALPASVGVLRGLELLDLSNNQLQSLPPALFTLRRLRKLLLAGNLLEVLPSEVKALQLLTELDLSGNRVESLPSPLFSSCLELHILNVARNSLSSLPRGVAALSRLCRLDLRSNSLEELPAELGCCSGLHGGGLLVEDWLFLSLPPQVRNFLGRSRGGPSGTHSEGHSRPDSDSFPYFSPTQWSFSSALESQI from the exons ATGTTTTCCCTGTCGGAGCTGGCGCCTCTGAACCAGCATCAGGGTCGGTGTAAACTGTTGAAGCCCTGGTGGGAGGTCTTCATGGACTACCTGGTGGTCCTGATGCTGATGGCATCCGTCCTGGCTTGTACTGAGCAGCTGTCCAGGGATCGAGTGGTGTGCATTCCCATGGATCCAGTTATCACTGCGAACACCAGTAATCGCAGTCCCTCCACTAGCGGGCAAGCATTGACTCCAGCTCATGTTTCACGCAACGCCGGCACAAATCTTCACTCTACAGGCCGGGGTCGACGCACACATCTGGCCTACCAGCAGTATGTTTACATTAGCCAG GTGTGCTACCATGAGGCTTTGCCTTTGTGCTCCCGCTTCTTCCCATACATGGCCATGCTGCAGTCTCTCGTGCTGGTAGCCAGCGGATCCTTCTGGCTCCACTTCCCCCACACCTCCGCCCGCATAGAGCACTTCCTGGCCATCTTGGCAAAGTGCTGCGAGTCGCCCTGGACCTCTCAGGCCTTGTCTCATGCCGTCCGGCAGGAGAGCATCCAAGAGAAGGAggtggtggcggcggtggtAGTGGAGGAGAGACGACCGCCCcagcctcctccctcttcaGCTTCATCTTCACCCCCGGTAACGCACATGGGACGCACAAGCATAGACTCGGGCACAGACAGCCCGCTTTTGAAGAGGTCGGGTAGTGCGTCCTACGGCGCCCCTCCCTCCCCATGCCCCTCCACACTCTCCTGTAACTCGGCCATGTCATCTATATCCCTCGGGTCCCATGTGCACTTTCCTTCCTCCAAGCGTGTCATGGTTGACAGTCCCAGGCAGGTCATGAGTCTGGGTAAAAGTGATGGGGAACAGGCCAGGGCGCTGTTCGAAAGGGTCAGGAAATTCCGGTCACACTGCGAAAGCTCAGATGTCATCTATAAG GTCTACTTGACTCAGACAGTATTCAAATTGCTGATGGTGACGCTGATCTTGAGTTACACCATCCCTCTTCTCAGCTCCCTCTCCTTCACCCACACCTGTCACCCTGAGGAGCAGGCCTTGGTGGGCTACGCTACCTTTGAGTGTATCCATGTGCTTTCCTCCCTCCTACGCAAACTGCTGGTAGCTTACCTGACCCTACTGGGGCTGTACGGCCTGCTCAACCTTTACACCCTCTGCTGGATTTTGCACAG CTCTCTACGGCAGTATTCCTTCCAATCACTGAAGGAGCTGTGCTCCCTGAGAGATGTTCCCGACCTGAGAAATGACCTGGCCTTTCTTTTACACATGTTGGACCAGTATGACCCTCTACTGGCCCAGCGTCTGTCCGTCTTTTTGTCTCCTGTCAGTGAGAGCAGGCTGCTGGGGGAAAGCTTGGAGAGGTGCTGGGGGGAGGAGAAGCTACGTGCCATGACTAGCGTGGACGCAGAGGGCTGCTCCAGACTGCAGCTGGTGGCCCTGCCTCGCCTACCTCCGGCCCTTTTCACCCTCAGCCAGCTTCAGGTCCTCCAACTGGAGCTCATCACTGATGCCAGGTTCACTGCGCAGGTGgccaacatgacctcactcaG GAAGCTCCACCTCTATCACTGCACAGCAGCGGTGGATCCTGGTGCACTCGGAGTCCTCCAGGAACATCTGGAGGTCCTCCACCTCACTTTTACCCAGGCGTCAGAGATCCCGAGCTGGGTCCTCTCCCTCCGCAGCCTGCACGAGCTCCACCTCTTTGGCCGGCTGAGTAATGACGGCGGTGTGGGCCGTGGCTGGGCGTTGGGGAGCCTCCGCCAGCTGCGTCACCTCCGTGTGCTGGTGATCCGAGGCACGCTACAGCGGATCCCCGGGGAGCTGTGCGAGGTGGCCGGCAGCTTGGCGAGGCTGGAGATCTACAACGAGGGCACCAGGTTGCTCGTGCTGACGGGCCTTAAGCGCATGGTCGACCTgaccgagctgctgctgcaggactgCCGGCTGGAGCGTTTGCCCTCGGCCCTGCTGGCTCTTGCCAACCTGCGGAAGCTCGACCTGCAGCACAATAACTTGAGgactctggaggagctgcttAGTCTGGCTCATCTGCGCCGTCTTTCTTGCCTCCGGCTCGCCTACAACCGCATTCTGGCACTGCCGGCCAGCGTCGGTGTGCTGCGAGGCCTGGAACTCCTGGATCTCTCCAACAACCAGCTTCAGAGCCTCCCCCCAGCGCTCTTCACTCTCCGCCGCCTTCGCAAACTCCTGCTGGCTGGTAACCTGCTGGAGGTGCTGCCCTCAGAGGTAAAGGCACTGCAGCTGCTTACAGAGCTGGACCTCAGTGGGAACAGGGTGGAGAGCCTCCCCTCTCCGCTCTTCAGTAGCTGTTTGGAGCTGCACATCCTTAATGTGGCTCGCAACTCTCTCAGCTCGTTACCCAGGGGGGTCGCTGCTTTAAGTCGGTTGTGCAGGTTGGACTTGCGCAGCAACAGTCTGGAGGAACTGCCTGCCGAGCTGGGCTGCTGCTCAGGGCTGCATGGAGGTGGTCTCCTTGTGGAAGACTGgctgtttctttctttgcctCCACAGGTCAGGAACTTCCTGGGCCGTTCTCGCGGGGGCCCCTCTGGTACTCACTCAGAGGGTCATTCCCGCCCAGATTCGGACAGTTTCCCATACTTCTCTCCTACACAGTGGAGTTTCTCGTCCGCTCTGGAATCACAGATTTAA
- the si:ch211-106h11.3 gene encoding CCN family member 1, whose protein sequence is MGILLLFAVLQMVTVGLVTAGCPAACECAAGPASCPPGVSSVPDGCGCCKVCAAQLNQDCHEGRPCDHHKGLECNYGNDVGRTHGICRAKAEGRSCEYNGRIYQNGENFHAGCKHQCTCIDGAVGCVPLCPSHVPLASPSCPAPQLVKVPGQCCLTIDCHGGTTVVSPVHHRPQPPAYPPYHFIPYPAYPFLKPYPKPYRKLYPYKPKREKDALGNELVEVGRKWAKARGNKHLAAWRQVGDQCVVQTTSWSQCSRSCGMGVSSRVTNDNARCKLIKETRLCNIRPCRSMSIPVKKGRKCSRTHKAPEPHRLSYAGCRSTRLYRPNYCGVCRDGRCCSPRRTRTASVAFACPDSERFSRSVMFIQSCKCSDECNHLNEAAMPPQRWLYGDTHKFID, encoded by the exons ATGGGGATACTGCTATTATTCGCCGTCTTGCAAATGGTGACTGTCGGCTTG GTGACCGCTGGCTGCCCGGCGGCGTGCGAGTGTGCGGCGGGGCCCGCTTCCTGTCCCCCTGGGGTCAGCTCGGTACCGGACGGCTGCGGCTGCTGCAAGGTGTGCGCCGCTCAGCTCAACCAGGATTGCCACGAGGGACGGCCCTGTGACCACCACAAGGGCCTGGAGTGCAACTACGGCAACGACGTGGGCCGCACCCACGGCATCTGCAGGG CAAAGGCGGAGGGCCGCTCGTGCGAGTACAACGGGCGGATTTACCAGAACGGCGAGAATTTCCACGCCGGCTGCAAGCACCAGTGCACCTGCATCGATGGAGCGGTGGGCTGCGTGCCCCTCTGCCCCAGCCACGTGCCCCTGGCGTCGCCCTCCTGTCCCGCGCCACAGCTGGTCAAAGTGCCGGGCCAGtgctgcctcaccattgactgCCACGGGGGCACCACGGTCGTGTCGCCGGTGCACCATCGACCCCAGCCGCCGGCCTACCCGCCTTACCACTTCATTCCCTACCCGGCCTACCCCTTCCTGAAGCCTTACCCGAAACCCTACCGGAAGCTGTACCCCTACAAACCCAAAAGGGAGAAGGACGCCCTGGGCAACGAGCTGGTGGAGGTGGGGCGCAAGTGGGCCAAGGCGCGTGGAAACAAGCACCTGGCGG CCTGGAGGCAGGTGGGCGATCAGTGCGTGGTTCAGACTACTTCCTGGTCCCAGTGTTCTCGGAGCTGTGGGATGGGCGTCTCCTCTCGGGTCACCAACGACAACGCCCGGTGTAAGCTGATCAAGGAGACGCGCCTGTGCAACATCCGGCCCTGCAGATCCATGTCCATCCCCGTCAag AAAGGAAGGAAGTGCTCCCGCACCCACAAGGCCCCCGAGCCCCACCGCCTGTCCTACGCGGGCTGCAGGAGCACCCGCCTGTACAGGCCTAACTACTGTGGCGTGTGCCGGGACGGCCGCTGCTGCTCGCCGCGTCGCACACGCACCGCCAGCGTGGCCTTCGCCTGCCCGGACAGCGAGCGCTTCAGCCGGTCCGTGATGTTCATCCAGTCCTGCAAGTGCAGCGACGAGTGCAACCACCTCAACGAGGCCGCCATGCCCCCTCAGCGGTGGCTCTACGGGGACACTCACAAGTTCATCGACTAG